A region from the Patescibacteria group bacterium genome encodes:
- the gap gene encoding type I glyceraldehyde-3-phosphate dehydrogenase produces the protein MLNIAINGFGRIGKAALKIAWKRKNMQVVAINNPGDVATFAHLLKFDSVYGHWDHEVRGIPVKSVVASKPIGTLVIDGVKIPIFGEKDPLLLPWRKLKVDVVLECTGRFTKDDAAAAHLKAGAKRVVVSAPTKGGETKTFLVGVNADHYEGEALVSNASCTTNCIAPVMQVMSDAFGVKKAMLTTVHAVTAEQNLVDSNPPALHPDLRRARSALANIVPTTTGAASALGSVIPALRGIFDGLALRVPVLCGSLSDFTFLLKKKVTVAQVNGAFKKAANAERYAGVLAVTEEPIVSSDIVGRTESAIVDLSLTKVVDGDLVKVLAWYDNEWGYANRLVEMAAKVMGKK, from the coding sequence ATGCTCAACATAGCCATCAACGGTTTCGGACGCATCGGCAAGGCGGCACTGAAGATCGCCTGGAAGCGGAAGAATATGCAGGTCGTCGCGATCAATAATCCCGGCGATGTCGCGACCTTTGCGCATTTATTGAAATTCGACAGCGTGTACGGGCACTGGGACCACGAGGTAAGGGGGATTCCCGTAAAATCGGTAGTCGCGAGCAAGCCCATAGGGACACTGGTTATTGATGGCGTAAAGATTCCTATTTTTGGCGAAAAAGATCCCCTTCTCCTTCCTTGGAGGAAACTCAAGGTTGATGTGGTTTTGGAATGCACCGGCAGGTTTACGAAAGACGACGCGGCGGCGGCACACCTCAAGGCGGGCGCCAAGCGGGTGGTCGTGTCCGCGCCCACCAAAGGAGGAGAGACGAAGACATTTCTCGTAGGGGTCAATGCGGACCATTATGAGGGAGAGGCGCTGGTATCGAATGCGTCATGCACCACCAATTGCATTGCGCCAGTTATGCAAGTGATGAGTGACGCGTTTGGCGTGAAGAAGGCAATGCTCACGACCGTGCACGCGGTCACCGCAGAGCAAAATCTAGTTGATTCAAATCCTCCCGCGCTCCATCCTGATCTGCGGCGCGCGCGCTCGGCGCTCGCCAATATTGTTCCTACCACGACTGGCGCGGCATCGGCCTTGGGGAGCGTCATTCCCGCTTTGAGGGGGATTTTCGACGGGCTCGCATTGCGCGTGCCAGTGCTCTGCGGGTCGCTTTCAGACTTTACATTCCTTTTGAAGAAGAAAGTGACCGTCGCGCAGGTGAACGGGGCGTTCAAAAAAGCGGCGAACGCCGAGCGCTATGCAGGAGTCCTCGCGGTGACGGAAGAGCCGATCGTGTCATCCGACATCGTCGGCCGCACCGAGTCTGCCATCGTCGACTTGTCGCTCACCAAAGTGGTGGACGGGGATCTCGTGAAAGTGCTTGCGTGGTATGACAACGAGTGGGGGTATGCCAACCGCTTGGTGGAAATGGCGGCAAAGGTGATGGGGAAGAAGTGA
- the pyrH gene encoding UMP kinase (Catalyzes the phosphorylation of UMP to UDP) has product MKYLYQRILIKLSGELFGGKGKSVDLVRYEKVAKELAGLVKEKVQVAVVVGGGNIMRGRTVKGDVQDELAGHRAGIIATVVNGLLLQRALIRNHVPAVLRGVAIVSYVNSDDPICAQDDLGAGKVVLYAGGSGGRFLSTDTGAVIRALEIGANAVMKATHDVDGVYDRDPKQSKRAVKYPVLTFSEAIEKRLGILDLAAFDLAQKYHLPIHVFKWGTGRLLKVLRGEKVGSVVKD; this is encoded by the coding sequence ATGAAATACCTTTATCAAAGAATCCTTATTAAATTGTCGGGGGAATTGTTTGGGGGGAAGGGGAAGAGCGTTGACCTTGTGAGGTATGAGAAGGTGGCGAAAGAGCTTGCGGGGCTTGTGAAGGAAAAAGTGCAGGTGGCAGTGGTGGTGGGCGGCGGCAATATCATGCGGGGGAGAACAGTGAAGGGCGATGTGCAGGACGAGCTTGCGGGCCACCGTGCGGGCATTATTGCCACGGTGGTGAATGGATTATTGCTGCAGAGAGCGCTCATCCGCAATCATGTGCCTGCAGTGCTTCGTGGCGTTGCGATAGTGAGCTATGTGAATTCAGATGACCCTATCTGTGCGCAGGATGATTTGGGTGCGGGCAAAGTGGTGCTCTACGCGGGCGGCTCTGGAGGCCGTTTCCTCTCCACTGATACCGGCGCAGTGATAAGAGCCTTGGAGATCGGCGCAAATGCAGTGATGAAGGCGACTCACGATGTGGACGGGGTGTACGATCGCGATCCTAAACAATCAAAGCGCGCAGTGAAGTATCCCGTACTGACCTTTAGTGAAGCGATTGAGAAGCGGTTGGGGATTTTGGATCTGGCCGCCTTTGACCTCGCGCAAAAGTATCATTTGCCCATCCATGTATTCAAGTGGGGGACTGGGAGGCTTTTGAAAGTATTACGCGGGGAAAAAGTAGGGAGCGTGGTGAAAGATTAG
- the tsf gene encoding translation elongation factor Ts, translated as MSVSASIVADLREKTGVGMMDAKRALEDAGGDEAKAIELLRKKGMKAAEKRQDRVAREGVVEAYVHSNARVGVLVSLACETDFVARNDSFRQLAHEIALHIAAMNPQYLAPADIPQDVLEKEREIYRDQVRAEKKPEAMVEKIVEGKMQKFYKDTCLLQQAFVKDESKTIEDLIVEATAKIGEKIEIREFVRLKV; from the coding sequence ATGTCTGTATCTGCATCTATTGTAGCAGACCTCCGTGAAAAGACAGGCGTGGGGATGATGGACGCGAAGCGCGCGCTGGAAGATGCGGGAGGGGATGAGGCGAAGGCGATAGAGCTTTTGAGGAAAAAGGGGATGAAAGCAGCGGAGAAGAGGCAGGATCGCGTTGCCCGCGAAGGGGTCGTGGAAGCGTATGTGCATTCGAATGCAAGGGTGGGTGTGCTCGTGAGCCTTGCGTGTGAGACTGATTTTGTCGCGCGGAACGACAGTTTCCGCCAGCTCGCGCACGAGATCGCGCTCCACATCGCGGCCATGAATCCGCAGTACCTCGCTCCCGCGGACATCCCGCAGGATGTGCTGGAGAAGGAACGGGAGATTTATCGCGATCAGGTGAGGGCGGAGAAGAAGCCGGAAGCGATGGTGGAAAAGATCGTGGAAGGGAAAATGCAGAAATTTTATAAAGACACCTGCCTTTTACAGCAGGCATTTGTAAAGGACGAGAGCAAGACCATTGAAGATCTCATTGTGGAAGCCACCGCGAAAATCGGCGAGAAGATCGAGATAAGGGAATTTGTCAGGCTGAAAGTGTAA